A DNA window from Ipomoea triloba cultivar NCNSP0323 chromosome 10, ASM357664v1 contains the following coding sequences:
- the LOC116033071 gene encoding uncharacterized protein LOC116033071: MEMKKAGEERKLQLQELEELRLDAYENSSLYKEKSKMFHGNMILRKSFEVGQKILLYNSRLKLMPENKSIDTWKLFKVNGHRLKPFHEEMTILSLEDVDLALPEYFD, encoded by the exons ATGGAGATGAAGAAGGCTGGTGAagaaaggaaattgcaattgCAAGAATTGGAAGAGTTGAGGTTAGATGCTTATGAAAATTCTAGTCTATACAAGGAGAAATCTAAGATGTTCCATGGCAACATGATTTTGAGAAAAAGTTTTGAGGTAGGACAAAAGATTTTATTATACAATTCTCGTTTGAAGCTTATGCCTG AGAATAAAAGCATTGATACATGGAAACTTTTTAAGGTTAATGGTCACAGGTTAAAGCCTTTTCATGAGGAAATGACAATTTTGAGTTTGGAAGATGTTGATTTAGCCCTCCCGGAGTATTTTGATTGA